Proteins from a genomic interval of Sphingopyxis sp. QXT-31:
- a CDS encoding MFS transporter, translating to MTQHRLSTAKKIGFTLGDYASNIYWQSVSIFLLFFYTDAVGIPAGTAGLIYMVASIIDALQDPFMGSIADRTRSRWGRYRPYILFGCIPLGLSFVLLYWRPPFFEGTALVLWMLFTHVVFRTAYTIVTIPYTSLNARLTDSSDERSTIAGWRMIFGMLAALTIIYFTFPLVTRFGGSGTTAGFTWAAAAFAVVATAIYPIVFRITKEPPEIQADETKLDLRGYWRALAPNNAFWALIAATVAAFVCSVALGKSVLYYFKYVLEDEPASRTALIGMSISGLIAIPMWVWVTKFIGKRNAWFAGTAVGMGLLAIFATFDFDTPLVTTIWLIVWSIGTLGLALTFWSMLPDTVEYGELKTGQRTESFIFGLFQFFLKVALGVGAGLFGWLLERVGYVANAPQTPETIAGIKDIMIWLPGLGFVLGGLAMLFYPIRKGTHEAIVEELAHRRAAGSAAPAAAE from the coding sequence ATGACCCAGCACCGGCTGAGCACCGCAAAGAAGATCGGTTTCACTCTCGGCGACTATGCGAGCAATATTTACTGGCAGAGCGTTTCGATCTTCCTGCTGTTCTTCTACACAGACGCGGTTGGCATCCCGGCGGGGACGGCGGGGCTGATCTATATGGTCGCCTCTATCATCGACGCGCTGCAGGATCCGTTCATGGGGTCTATCGCCGACCGCACGCGCAGTCGCTGGGGACGCTATCGTCCCTATATCCTCTTTGGCTGCATACCGCTCGGCCTGTCCTTCGTACTGCTCTATTGGCGCCCGCCCTTCTTCGAAGGAACCGCGCTGGTGCTATGGATGCTGTTTACGCACGTCGTTTTCCGCACCGCTTATACGATCGTCACCATCCCCTATACGTCGCTGAACGCAAGGCTCACCGACAGCAGCGACGAGCGCTCGACGATCGCGGGCTGGCGGATGATCTTCGGCATGCTCGCCGCGCTGACGATCATCTATTTCACTTTCCCGCTCGTCACACGCTTCGGCGGCAGCGGAACCACAGCAGGGTTCACCTGGGCAGCAGCGGCTTTTGCCGTGGTTGCGACGGCGATCTATCCGATCGTCTTTCGCATCACCAAAGAGCCACCCGAAATCCAGGCGGACGAAACGAAGCTCGATCTGCGCGGCTATTGGCGCGCGCTAGCACCCAACAACGCCTTCTGGGCACTGATTGCCGCGACCGTTGCCGCCTTCGTCTGCTCGGTCGCCCTCGGCAAATCGGTGCTCTATTATTTCAAATATGTCCTGGAGGACGAGCCTGCGTCGCGGACGGCGCTTATCGGCATGTCGATATCGGGGCTGATTGCCATCCCGATGTGGGTCTGGGTCACAAAATTTATCGGCAAGCGCAACGCCTGGTTTGCGGGTACCGCAGTCGGCATGGGGTTGCTCGCGATCTTCGCGACTTTCGACTTCGACACGCCGCTGGTGACGACGATCTGGCTTATTGTGTGGAGTATCGGAACGCTTGGGCTCGCGCTCACCTTCTGGTCGATGCTGCCCGACACGGTCGAATATGGCGAGTTGAAGACAGGTCAACGCACCGAAAGCTTTATCTTCGGACTGTTCCAGTTCTTCCTCAAGGTCGCGCTGGGCGTCGGGGCGGGACTTTTCGGCTGGCTGCTCGAACGCGTCGGCTATGTCGCCAATGCGCCGCAGACGCCGGAAACGATTGCCGGGATCAAGGACATCATGATCTGGCTTCCCGGTCTTGGCTTCGTCCTCGGCGGCTTGGCGATGCTCTTCTATCCGATCCGCAAAGGCACGCACGAAGCGATCGTCGAGGAATTGGCGCACAGACGCGCCGCGGGAAGTGCCGCACCCGCCGCAGCCGAATGA
- a CDS encoding carboxylesterase/lipase family protein, producing the protein MMRAALALMLTALVSQPALARSIDGEPVVVTLPAGALEGRAKDGVEGFAGIPYVAAPVGEQRWRPPAPAAAWPGVRPATAFGADCPQVRFDGDATPSTQPMSEDCLFLNVWRPAKARKLPVMVYIHGGAFVAGSAASPTIDGANLARRGVVVVNFNYRLGRFGFFAHPALSAKAGGKPDANFAFLDMIAALQWVRANADAFGGDPGNVTIFGESAGGAAVDFLMASPLAHGLFHKAIVMSGANREPYAQLSTDRPARISAEKASIAFAAKAGLANPDAAALRALSADAVQGQLAFWDLQADRFTGPVIDGKSVLADPVERFVAGAVPKIPFLIGTTGAELSEETFAPVMIDYLKSQNDAAALAELTKVYGDPLPAKLVDHYYFTEAARGFARMMQAHGAPAWLYVFDHVAESDRAKRKGAAHTSELAYLFGNLPAAAGASDRAASKLMGDYWTNFAKHGHPNGRGLPDWPQLGRFDNLLLFREGSATIEQKRDAGRLDAVERAATMRRAKEKTTP; encoded by the coding sequence ATGATGCGCGCGGCGCTGGCTTTGATGTTGACTGCTCTGGTGTCGCAACCTGCCCTTGCCCGCTCGATCGACGGAGAGCCGGTCGTCGTCACCCTGCCCGCCGGGGCGCTCGAAGGCCGCGCCAAGGACGGCGTCGAAGGCTTTGCGGGCATCCCTTATGTCGCAGCACCGGTTGGGGAACAGCGATGGCGCCCGCCCGCCCCAGCGGCCGCATGGCCCGGCGTTCGCCCCGCGACCGCATTCGGCGCCGACTGCCCGCAGGTCCGCTTCGATGGCGACGCGACGCCATCGACCCAGCCGATGAGCGAGGATTGCCTATTCCTCAACGTCTGGCGTCCCGCCAAGGCGCGCAAACTGCCGGTCATGGTCTATATCCATGGCGGTGCGTTCGTCGCGGGATCGGCGGCATCGCCGACGATCGACGGCGCGAACCTTGCGCGCCGCGGGGTCGTGGTCGTCAATTTCAACTATCGGCTCGGCCGCTTCGGCTTCTTCGCGCATCCGGCGCTGTCCGCCAAGGCGGGCGGCAAGCCGGATGCGAACTTCGCCTTCCTGGACATGATTGCGGCGCTGCAATGGGTGCGCGCCAATGCCGATGCCTTCGGCGGTGACCCCGGCAATGTCACCATCTTCGGCGAATCCGCGGGCGGCGCGGCGGTCGATTTCCTGATGGCGTCACCGCTGGCGCACGGGCTCTTTCACAAAGCGATTGTGATGTCGGGCGCCAATCGTGAGCCCTATGCCCAGCTGTCGACCGACCGCCCCGCGCGCATCTCGGCCGAGAAAGCCAGCATTGCCTTCGCGGCCAAGGCGGGGTTAGCCAATCCCGACGCGGCGGCGCTGCGCGCGCTGTCCGCCGACGCCGTGCAGGGCCAGCTTGCCTTCTGGGATTTGCAGGCCGACCGCTTCACCGGCCCGGTGATCGACGGCAAGAGCGTGCTCGCCGATCCGGTCGAGCGTTTCGTCGCGGGTGCGGTGCCGAAAATCCCCTTTCTGATCGGCACCACCGGCGCCGAACTCAGCGAGGAAACCTTCGCGCCGGTGATGATCGACTATCTCAAAAGCCAGAATGATGCCGCGGCTCTCGCCGAACTGACCAAGGTTTATGGCGATCCTCTACCCGCGAAACTGGTCGACCATTATTACTTCACCGAGGCCGCGCGCGGCTTTGCGCGGATGATGCAGGCGCACGGCGCGCCCGCCTGGCTCTACGTGTTCGACCATGTCGCCGAATCCGATCGCGCTAAACGCAAGGGCGCCGCCCACACTTCCGAACTCGCCTATCTGTTCGGCAACCTGCCCGCGGCCGCTGGCGCTTCGGACCGCGCCGCGTCCAAACTAATGGGCGATTACTGGACGAATTTCGCGAAGCACGGTCATCCGAACGGTCGCGGCCTGCCCGACTGGCCGCAGCTCGGCCGCTTCGACAATCTGCTGCTGTTCCGGGAGGGGTCGGCAACGATCGAACAGAAACGTGATGCCGGTCGCCTCGACGCCGTCGAACGCGCCGCCACGATGCGCCGTGCCAAGGAGAAGACCACGCCATGA
- a CDS encoding TonB-dependent receptor — MPFGLLALAPVSVAAQGQAEVSDSDKSIIIVTAQRRAEDVQDVPITVSVATQDQLDIQNITTTTDLVRAVPALTATDQGVFQVRGIGTRGFGRSAEQSVSVVMDGVVLGRGLTNALYDVETVEVLSGPQGTLFGKNSNAGLINVTTKAPKLGQTEVIGHFNIGNRDYIHGYAIANLPLGDTAALRISYRHTRTGKVVYNEFYDEWDRNTDDGVRARFRWQPNDRLTIDLSADYQRLASNGVNGSADFAGVGVQVEAPRGSALEATLAACGIVASPRNNKTCGDSLRVAGVDEGDTYGRENYGGSLAIDWELAEGLTLTSITALRKTRKGEFGIDADLAGEFADTVPANLLDRNLVPYTSKTWSQELRIASSTDNAVSFVAGVYYARTDTLDVIDQSGTLGFNLGGLEFRRNPTFIIDQRDYAAFGQVDWRVTPALKLFIGGRVTHNDLEDYSFNSFDRSVTVGGPYIYTGDTGFFSVLPVNSCTLAGGLPFAELGAAQLPCPAGTSLTEPARVEKTGFSGTAGLTYELSPDTMLFARYARGYKGPFLNESVTYTPSLAQQPLKVDPEYVDSIDLGIKTRLFNRFAFNISAFYSKFDGYQTTIYVPPVPPQVVINFIQGNADSTTTKGIEASFYGNLTPNFSLSGGIIYNEASYGKDFRVPCTTDPSGVCPALRQLPFAPRWKATFAGEYKHEITKTIEGFAQFDLDYSDKYNYGSSPGNPTSPSRYLLGLRGGLRFSEGRFGVAAFCRNCLDKRYPITTTFDGFAGFNGAFTPATPGGPAPVGGAFVQFLTIDSYRVWGLTLDASF, encoded by the coding sequence ATGCCGTTCGGGCTGCTCGCGCTGGCGCCGGTTTCGGTCGCCGCGCAGGGCCAAGCCGAAGTCAGCGATAGCGACAAGTCCATCATCATCGTCACGGCGCAGCGGCGCGCAGAGGATGTTCAGGACGTGCCGATCACAGTGTCGGTGGCGACGCAGGACCAGCTCGATATCCAGAATATCACCACCACCACCGACCTTGTCCGGGCGGTGCCGGCGCTGACCGCGACCGATCAGGGAGTGTTCCAGGTCCGCGGCATCGGAACGCGCGGGTTCGGACGATCCGCCGAGCAATCGGTATCGGTCGTGATGGACGGCGTGGTGCTTGGCCGCGGACTGACCAACGCGCTCTATGATGTCGAAACCGTCGAAGTTCTGTCGGGGCCGCAGGGCACATTGTTCGGCAAAAATTCCAATGCGGGCCTGATCAACGTCACGACCAAGGCGCCCAAGCTGGGTCAGACCGAGGTCATCGGCCATTTCAACATAGGCAATCGCGATTATATCCACGGCTATGCGATTGCGAACCTGCCGCTGGGCGACACGGCGGCGCTGCGTATTAGCTATCGCCACACCCGTACCGGGAAGGTCGTTTACAACGAGTTCTATGACGAATGGGACCGCAACACCGACGACGGCGTGCGCGCCCGGTTCCGGTGGCAGCCGAACGACCGGCTGACCATTGATCTATCCGCCGATTATCAGCGTCTGGCGAGCAACGGCGTCAATGGATCGGCCGACTTCGCGGGCGTCGGCGTCCAGGTCGAAGCGCCGAGGGGTTCGGCGCTGGAGGCCACGCTAGCGGCCTGCGGCATCGTCGCCAGCCCCCGCAACAACAAGACGTGTGGCGACAGCCTGCGCGTCGCGGGCGTCGACGAGGGCGATACCTATGGCCGCGAAAACTATGGCGGATCGCTCGCGATCGACTGGGAACTCGCCGAAGGGTTGACGCTCACGTCGATCACCGCGCTGCGCAAGACCCGCAAAGGCGAATTCGGTATCGACGCCGACCTCGCCGGCGAATTTGCCGATACCGTGCCCGCAAACCTGCTCGACCGGAATCTGGTGCCCTATACCTCCAAAACCTGGAGCCAGGAACTGCGCATTGCCTCATCGACGGACAATGCGGTGAGCTTCGTTGCCGGCGTCTATTACGCGCGAACCGACACGCTCGACGTGATCGATCAAAGCGGCACGCTCGGCTTCAATCTCGGCGGACTGGAGTTCCGCCGCAATCCGACCTTCATAATCGACCAGCGCGATTATGCGGCGTTTGGACAGGTGGATTGGCGGGTGACGCCCGCGCTCAAGCTCTTCATCGGCGGGCGGGTGACCCACAACGATCTGGAAGACTATAGTTTCAATTCCTTCGATCGTTCGGTCACCGTCGGCGGTCCCTATATCTATACCGGCGACACCGGCTTCTTCTCGGTTCTGCCCGTCAACAGCTGCACGCTCGCGGGCGGCCTGCCGTTCGCAGAACTCGGCGCAGCTCAGCTTCCCTGTCCTGCGGGGACCAGCCTCACCGAACCGGCCCGGGTCGAGAAAACCGGCTTCAGCGGGACCGCCGGCCTAACCTATGAGCTGAGCCCCGATACGATGCTCTTCGCGCGCTACGCGCGTGGCTATAAAGGCCCGTTCCTCAACGAATCGGTCACTTACACCCCCAGCCTCGCGCAGCAGCCGCTCAAGGTGGATCCCGAATATGTCGACTCGATCGACCTCGGAATCAAGACGCGCCTGTTCAATCGCTTCGCCTTCAACATCAGTGCCTTCTACAGCAAGTTCGACGGCTATCAGACGACGATCTATGTCCCCCCGGTGCCTCCGCAAGTGGTCATCAACTTCATCCAGGGCAACGCCGACAGCACCACGACCAAGGGGATTGAGGCATCTTTTTACGGCAATCTGACGCCCAATTTCAGCCTGTCGGGCGGCATCATCTACAACGAGGCGAGCTACGGCAAGGACTTCCGGGTGCCCTGCACCACCGACCCGAGCGGCGTCTGTCCCGCGCTGCGGCAACTGCCCTTCGCGCCGCGCTGGAAGGCGACCTTTGCGGGCGAGTATAAGCACGAGATTACCAAGACTATCGAGGGTTTCGCTCAGTTCGATCTCGATTATTCGGACAAGTATAATTACGGCTCCAGCCCCGGCAACCCGACCTCGCCGTCGCGCTATCTGCTGGGATTGCGCGGTGGATTGCGCTTCAGCGAAGGCCGCTTCGGCGTCGCCGCCTTTTGCCGTAACTGCCTCGACAAGCGCTATCCGATCACCACCACCTTCGACGGTTTCGCGGGCTTCAACGGCGCTTTCACGCCGGCCACTCCCGGCGGTCCGGCGCCCGTCGGCGGCGCGTTCGTCCAGTTCCTCACGATCGATTCCTATCGCGTGTGGGGGCTAACGCTCGACGCGAGCTTCTGA
- a CDS encoding phytanoyl-CoA dioxygenase family protein: MMMDLSLSLTSAWPCAATETGASASSPNGIATVHARFLRTFPISALPTNLSLFLIDDKFDLILHFVNGSIYSISRAWAWRRGIGIEEMMQPIDVERFRRDGFLAIPQLVGAATVAALADIYDAMLRGEIDCSATDNPLGMTTRQIMLPSAYHPIFRDNPALDAARDIARDLLGVADPKPVFDMLIYKEPGQLATTPWHQDYSYAQMPLTPAGTLVPSDEYVQFWVALDDVDEENGCMHFVPGAHDAPLLDHYIAGGDADYSQRLLAIRDPEAALDLTKAVACPLKAGGATVHNYGTPHFTSGNRTTARPRRAYIFNFSTRDRGA; this comes from the coding sequence ATGATGATGGACTTGTCGCTATCGCTGACTTCGGCTTGGCCCTGCGCGGCGACCGAAACCGGCGCCAGCGCGAGCAGCCCGAACGGCATCGCTACCGTGCATGCGAGATTTCTCCGCACCTTCCCCATTTCTGCTCTCCCAACAAATTTATCGTTATTTTTAATTGATGATAAATTCGATCTAATCTTGCATTTTGTCAATGGTTCAATTTATTCTATCTCGAGAGCCTGGGCATGGCGCCGCGGCATCGGGATCGAGGAAATGATGCAGCCGATCGACGTCGAGCGCTTCCGGCGCGATGGATTTCTGGCGATCCCACAGCTTGTCGGCGCCGCAACGGTTGCGGCGCTGGCGGACATTTATGATGCGATGCTGCGCGGCGAAATCGACTGCAGCGCGACCGACAATCCGCTGGGCATGACCACGCGGCAGATCATGCTTCCTTCCGCCTATCATCCCATCTTTCGCGACAATCCGGCGCTTGATGCGGCGCGGGACATTGCGCGGGACCTTCTTGGTGTCGCTGATCCCAAACCGGTGTTCGACATGTTGATATACAAAGAGCCAGGCCAGCTTGCGACGACCCCCTGGCATCAGGATTACAGCTATGCGCAGATGCCGCTAACCCCCGCCGGGACGCTCGTTCCGTCGGACGAATATGTGCAGTTCTGGGTCGCGCTCGACGATGTTGACGAGGAGAATGGCTGCATGCATTTCGTTCCCGGCGCCCATGATGCGCCGCTGCTCGATCATTATATCGCGGGCGGCGATGCCGATTACAGCCAGCGGCTGCTGGCGATCCGCGATCCGGAGGCGGCGCTCGATCTTACGAAGGCGGTGGCATGTCCGCTGAAGGCGGGCGGAGCCACGGTCCATAATTACGGAACACCCCATTTTACGTCGGGCAACCGGACGACGGCGCGGCCGCGCCGCGCCTATATCTTCAACTTCTCAACCCGTGATCGCGGCGCATGA
- a CDS encoding glycoside hydrolase family 1 protein → MSRLPPHFLWGAATAAHQVEGNNVHSDCWALEHARPSLFVEPSGDAADHYHRYAEDIGIAADLGFNAYRFSVEWARIEPEPGFVSQAALDHYRRVVDACHALGIAPAVTLHHFTQPRWMAARGGLTSNEFPERFAEQAARVVGALDGLALVCTINELNLPAIAAPYFRARASAEQRAAAERALGAPLDAFFLHSPEDAIFGNGLAAHRAARTAIRAERPGLAVGMTLALSEEHADPGGEAYRDARRETYYAPFLDAAEADDFVGVQTYSRMTSRADGSVGVAQGGIATTMGWEDRPEAIGAVCEWIASRWAVPIVVTENGYVGEDDERRAAFIASALAGVRRAMNGGADVRGYFYWSLLDNFEWMLGYGQRFGLVAVEGSGKKRRIKSSARAFADLSSIY, encoded by the coding sequence ATGAGCCGCCTGCCGCCGCACTTTCTGTGGGGCGCTGCAACCGCCGCGCATCAGGTCGAGGGCAATAATGTCCATTCGGATTGCTGGGCCCTAGAACATGCTCGGCCGTCGCTTTTCGTTGAACCGTCGGGCGACGCCGCTGATCATTATCATCGTTACGCCGAGGATATCGGCATCGCCGCCGACCTTGGCTTCAATGCGTATCGCTTTTCGGTCGAATGGGCGCGGATTGAGCCCGAGCCGGGATTCGTGTCGCAGGCTGCGCTCGATCATTATCGGCGTGTTGTCGACGCCTGCCACGCACTCGGGATTGCGCCGGCGGTGACGCTGCATCATTTCACCCAGCCGCGCTGGATGGCGGCGCGCGGCGGGCTGACCTCGAACGAGTTTCCGGAACGCTTCGCCGAGCAGGCGGCGCGGGTGGTCGGCGCGCTCGACGGTCTTGCGCTCGTGTGCACGATCAACGAACTCAATCTGCCGGCGATCGCCGCACCCTATTTCCGCGCCCGCGCCAGCGCCGAGCAACGTGCGGCGGCCGAGCGCGCGCTCGGCGCGCCGCTCGATGCCTTTTTCCTGCACAGTCCCGAAGACGCGATCTTCGGCAACGGCCTGGCCGCGCATCGCGCCGCGCGGACGGCCATCCGCGCCGAACGTCCGGGCCTCGCGGTCGGGATGACGCTGGCCTTGTCCGAAGAACATGCCGACCCCGGGGGCGAAGCCTATCGGGACGCGCGGCGCGAGACCTATTATGCACCCTTTCTCGACGCCGCCGAGGCAGATGATTTCGTCGGTGTCCAGACCTATTCGCGCATGACCAGCCGGGCCGATGGCAGCGTTGGGGTGGCCCAGGGCGGAATAGCAACGACGATGGGTTGGGAGGACAGGCCCGAGGCTATCGGAGCGGTGTGCGAATGGATCGCGAGCCGCTGGGCGGTCCCGATCGTCGTCACGGAAAATGGCTATGTCGGCGAAGATGACGAGCGCCGCGCCGCATTCATCGCGAGCGCCCTTGCCGGCGTCCGCCGCGCCATGAATGGCGGCGCCGACGTGCGCGGCTATTTCTATTGGTCGCTGCTCGACAATTTCGAATGGATGCTCGGCTACGGCCAGCGCTTCGGTCTCGTCGCCGTCGAAGGTTCGGGAAAGAAACGGCGGATCAAGTCATCAGCGCGAGCTTTCGCCGACCTCAGCTCGATTTATTGA
- a CDS encoding ATP-binding protein, translating into MSSRDSLGSDQDAFVFGDFRLLPGRQALLHKGQPVYLGGRAFDILTLLVARPGEVVSKSELFEHVWPGYIVHDHNLKVNVGSLRRHLAQADPSTEYIATIAGRGYKFVAAVAREGAAPREVLVTGSRQSSGGARYSGPPKVQTLLGRDDAIEQISAQLQQPGYLTIVGPGGAGKTSLAVTVARQSVEADRAIAFVDLSTVTDPRFAVPAIASALGVSLGLEDPIAGVVDLLRQQRPILIVDNCEHVMATAATIVERVSAELPDARIIATSREPLRTRSERIHFLSGLAYPVDGGLIGAEEALKFPAVQLFLSKAENDDPASISDEHARDIVAICTRLEGLALAIELAASTARVLAPSALAQFFEDGFDAMTRGPRDAPLRHQTLEATLDWSYCLLPDHEAVLLGLLSLFSGKFCAADAEALYPAGDLDPLTGRDALSQLVAKSLVTAELEGGVVQYRLAESTKTYAARRLFGAPHREDARRRFALHVKDKMLVAEREWASQSSRVWLQKYRGQIDDVRAVISWAFDPSGDAALGVELVVAALPLWQELSAFKELLAAVEQADAAIAAVPGLSPLSRAELSTARAWAMTLARAMHPQAGTAWRKSIQDAERTEDREFQLQTVCGQAVYLTYSGRPLTALRSMKSFAATTGIDWDSAPDGKRFLAHAEVYAGHFDSASVRLEELTTRWGDLDEVKRLSRFQVELPIAIGLSHGFLLWLQGQSDRASAVATCAVDRAVDLDHMISLGNSICLAALPIAYLNGDLERASCLQHQLADVSRREGIGIYEATSRFFAGAIQVANGAEAGFALMEQSISDLTRQRWHTRTAFYRSLLAEAWSQAGDSARAISCLRAAMIERDLREERWCHPELFRVAGVIAARSGDVDRAARYFQQSLARAGSLGGGAAIRRTQECQAVFL; encoded by the coding sequence GTGTCGAGCAGAGATAGCCTTGGCTCTGACCAAGACGCATTCGTTTTTGGCGATTTCCGGTTGCTTCCGGGGCGACAGGCGTTGCTCCACAAAGGCCAACCCGTCTACCTCGGTGGACGAGCCTTCGATATTTTGACCCTGCTCGTAGCTCGGCCGGGTGAAGTCGTAAGCAAGAGCGAGCTCTTCGAGCATGTGTGGCCCGGCTACATCGTTCACGATCATAATCTGAAGGTCAACGTCGGCAGCCTCCGGCGTCATCTCGCTCAAGCCGATCCATCTACCGAATATATCGCGACCATCGCCGGACGCGGCTACAAGTTCGTCGCTGCCGTAGCTCGCGAAGGCGCAGCGCCGCGCGAAGTGCTTGTGACTGGTTCGCGACAATCTTCGGGCGGAGCTCGGTATAGCGGTCCGCCCAAAGTGCAAACCCTGCTGGGCCGTGATGACGCGATCGAGCAGATTTCGGCACAATTGCAGCAACCTGGTTATCTCACGATTGTCGGACCGGGTGGGGCCGGCAAGACGTCCCTCGCGGTCACCGTGGCTCGCCAAAGCGTAGAGGCCGATCGCGCGATTGCTTTTGTCGATCTTTCGACCGTCACCGATCCACGCTTCGCTGTCCCCGCCATTGCGTCGGCTCTCGGCGTATCGCTCGGCCTCGAAGACCCGATCGCTGGGGTCGTCGATCTGCTGCGCCAGCAAAGGCCGATACTGATCGTCGACAATTGCGAGCATGTTATGGCGACGGCGGCGACGATCGTTGAACGGGTTTCGGCGGAACTTCCCGACGCGCGCATCATCGCGACCAGCCGCGAACCGCTGCGGACCAGAAGCGAACGGATTCACTTCCTTTCAGGCCTCGCCTATCCCGTCGATGGAGGCTTGATCGGAGCCGAGGAAGCGCTGAAATTTCCTGCCGTCCAACTCTTTCTCTCCAAGGCGGAGAACGACGACCCCGCGTCGATCAGCGACGAGCATGCGCGCGATATCGTCGCGATCTGCACGCGCCTGGAAGGCTTGGCGCTGGCGATCGAACTGGCGGCGAGTACGGCCCGTGTTCTGGCCCCTTCCGCCTTGGCGCAGTTCTTCGAGGACGGCTTCGATGCCATGACCAGAGGGCCGAGGGACGCACCGTTGCGGCACCAGACGCTGGAAGCAACCCTCGACTGGAGCTATTGTTTGCTGCCCGATCACGAAGCGGTTCTGTTGGGGCTCCTGTCATTGTTTTCGGGCAAATTTTGCGCTGCCGATGCCGAGGCGCTTTACCCGGCTGGCGATCTGGATCCGCTGACCGGCCGCGATGCCCTCTCGCAGCTCGTTGCCAAATCGCTCGTAACCGCCGAACTTGAAGGTGGAGTGGTCCAATATCGGCTGGCCGAAAGTACCAAGACCTATGCCGCACGCCGTCTTTTCGGCGCCCCGCATCGAGAGGATGCGCGGCGACGGTTTGCGCTTCACGTGAAAGACAAGATGCTCGTGGCCGAGCGCGAATGGGCGTCGCAATCTTCGCGGGTGTGGCTGCAAAAATATCGTGGGCAGATCGACGATGTGCGCGCGGTCATCAGCTGGGCCTTTGATCCGTCCGGGGACGCGGCGCTCGGTGTCGAGTTGGTCGTCGCGGCATTGCCGCTTTGGCAGGAGCTTTCAGCTTTCAAGGAGCTGCTTGCCGCCGTCGAACAAGCCGATGCGGCCATCGCAGCGGTTCCCGGGCTCTCGCCGCTTTCCCGGGCGGAACTGTCCACCGCTCGGGCGTGGGCCATGACGCTTGCGCGCGCGATGCATCCGCAAGCGGGAACTGCCTGGCGCAAAAGCATTCAGGATGCCGAACGGACGGAGGACCGGGAATTTCAATTGCAGACGGTATGCGGACAGGCTGTCTATCTGACTTATTCGGGACGCCCACTCACGGCGCTGCGCAGCATGAAATCCTTTGCTGCAACCACGGGTATCGATTGGGATAGTGCCCCCGACGGCAAGCGATTTCTTGCGCACGCAGAGGTTTATGCCGGCCATTTCGACTCTGCCTCGGTTCGTCTGGAGGAGCTCACAACGCGATGGGGCGATCTGGATGAGGTAAAACGATTATCGCGCTTCCAGGTTGAGTTGCCGATTGCGATAGGCTTGTCGCATGGCTTTTTGCTTTGGCTTCAAGGCCAGTCCGATCGTGCCTCTGCGGTCGCGACGTGTGCTGTCGACCGCGCGGTCGATCTCGATCACATGATTTCTCTGGGCAATTCGATCTGCCTCGCCGCGCTCCCGATTGCCTATTTGAACGGCGACCTTGAGCGCGCTTCCTGCCTCCAACATCAGCTTGCCGATGTCAGCAGGCGAGAAGGTATCGGGATTTACGAAGCGACCAGCCGCTTTTTCGCCGGCGCCATTCAGGTGGCGAACGGTGCGGAGGCTGGATTTGCATTGATGGAACAGAGCATCTCCGATCTGACGCGGCAAAGGTGGCACACCCGGACTGCCTTTTACCGAAGCCTGCTCGCGGAAGCCTGGTCCCAAGCCGGCGATAGTGCGCGCGCGATAAGCTGCCTGCGGGCGGCTATGATCGAGCGCGATCTGCGCGAAGAGCGCTGGTGTCATCCTGAGCTCTTCCGCGTCGCGGGCGTCATCGCGGCCCGCAGCGGGGATGTCGACAGGGCGGCTCGCTATTTCCAGCAATCGCTGGCGCGAGCGGGATCCTTGGGTGGCGGCGCAGCGATCCGGCGAACCCAAGAATGTCAGGCTGTCTTCCTGTGA